In a single window of the Heliangelus exortis chromosome 30, bHelExo1.hap1, whole genome shotgun sequence genome:
- the ADAMDEC1 gene encoding ADAM DEC1, translating to MSNLLLLSALFLHFLQQGSTSKKLPGVEQYEIVYPRKLHAVQKRDTERHKETKLDDTMEYGIKANGEEVILHLQKNKHLLAPDYTETIYSDAGQQITTSPQIKDHCYYEGYVQNDADSRAAISACKGLSGYFETRGQKYLIEPLGTSDRDEHAVYKYEKLQQKSLKTCGLINNTWEVDSDDPINDIFKSSNSPEVSTQLRGEKRNCGCGRRVSGTSPALSAGTSRKQLPKH from the exons ATGAGtaacctgctgctgctttctgctcttttcctaCATTTTCTCCAACAAG GGAGCACCAGCAAGAAATTACCTGGAGTTGAGCAATATGAAATAGTTTATCCACGGAAATTGCACGCAGTACAGAAAAGGGACACAGAAAGGCACAAAGAg ACAAAACTGGATGACACCATGGAGTATGGGATCAAAGCCAATGGAGAGGAAGTCATCCTGCacctacagaaaaataa GCATCTCTTAGCTCCAGACTACACTGAAACAATTTACTCTGATGCTGGCCAACAAATAACAACGAGTCCTCAGATCAAG GATCATTGTTATTATGAAGGTTATGTGCAGAATGATGCTGATTCCAGAGCTGCCATCAGTGCTTGCAAAGGTCTGAG TGGTTATTTTGAGACCCGTGGCCAGAAGTATCTGATTGAACCCTTGGGAACTTCAGACAGAGATGAACATGCAGTCTACAAGTATGAGAAACTCCAGCAGAAATCCCTAAAAACCTGTGGGCTGATCAATAACACCTGGGAAGTGGATTCAGATGACCCCATCAATGACATCTTCAAATCCAGCAACAGCCCAGAAGTAAGTACCCAGttaagaggagagaaaagaaactgtgGCTGTGGGAGAAGGGTGAGTGGCACAAGTCCTGCTTTGTCTGCTGGCACCTCCAGGAAACAACTTCCCAAACACTGA